AATACTGAAGCTAGATCCATGTCCTGAGCTCAAACAGTTGCCGGTGCTTCCCCCAAGTTTGACTTATCTGAGTTGGGCCCCTACTAATGGATGGAATTACTTCTTAAGCTTGACTACATATGAGCAGGAGACAGTCGCTGCTCTTCCCACTGGCATTGGTGCCCTATCTCAGCAGGAAACATTTGTCACTGCTCTTCCCCGTAGCATCAGTACCCTGTCTCAGCTGGAAACACTAACATTGTcctgcaaaaacatgcaatttctccCCCAGCTCCCTTCTAGTTTAAGAGAGTTACGACTTCGAGATCTGGCGATGGCACAATCGCcggatttttccaatttgaaaaaattgtcaatcTTGACATTCTTTGGTTGTTCGATGCCAGAATTCCCTGGAATATTTGATGCGGAGTTGGATGTCCTTGGTATGGAATTCTGCAAGTTCAGAAAATTGGACGCACTGTTTCAGTTGGAAATGAAAAGATTGAGATCTTTAAAGATGTCTTGGTGTTTCCTCCCAGAAGAACTTGATCTGTCGCGCATGAAGAATCTGCAAGACGTAATTCTGTGTAATTGCGAGTTGTTAGTCCAGATTCGTGGCCTTGACAAACTGGAATCGCTTTGCTTCTTATGGGTTGACAATTGCAGTTCCATGGAGAGTACGTTAGACCTATCGAAATTGAAAAGGTTATGGAAGCTCAGAATAGCAAATTGTCCAAAGCTAAGAAGTATCGAAGGCCTAAACCAGTTGGAATCTCTAAAGGAGTCGACGGTTTTAAATGTTGGAGAGTCAAATTTGAATTTAGAATAATCCTATTACTAGGATACCTCTCAGGCTTTGTTGATGTCATGATGATACGTTTTATAAGTTCAGCAGATCCGCACACTCTCGGATTGTCCGGAAATTATGATGTTCTGTCTATGAGTAAGTCTGAACAGGACTTGATTGTTGTACTTATtgtggtccttttttttttttttttctgtgtatAAGAAGGTTTCCCCATGACAAATATTGACAGCAATTTTGGCCCCATTAAGATTGGGAGGCCATTGGAAGGTATATAGAGTAGTACGTTGAGAAGCGCGGCACATGAACTCGACCAAGAATGACTTCGTCCTGGAAACTACAGCTCAGAAACTGTGCGAGCTCCTCCGACGAGAGACCATGAGGAGCACTGCAAAGACGCGGTGTGAAACAGCAATATCCTCACTCTCGACGACTTCATCAGCAGTGGAAAGTAATTACGTCCTGACGCAGCGTATAGCGAGTAGTAACAAACAGAGAACGATAAATGAAGAACAACCTTTGTTCTCTCAAAACGATATCAATCGATAAACTATCAATAATTCATCAATGTTCCCTTCTAAACCCTAAGAACGACCTTTTATAAGGTGTCAACCATAATGATAATAGAAAAcgcgaaattacaaaaataccatTAAAATATATAATGCCTAAAAAAAAGAGGCTAAAAACCCATCTAAACGACTCGAAATCGCCAAAAACCATCGTTAGTCATAGCCAAAGGTAATGAGTATTGATCAGGAGGCCGATTCACTTCAGCCAACCGAATTTGAGTCCATTCCAAAGTCGTTGACTTTCGAGTCTGCCGGTCTTAGGTGCATCATCGTTTCGACGTCCGTTTGGATTTCTGCCTGTCCAGTCGGTCCAAAAACGCACTGCTCCACATCACGTCCTACCACTTTGAATCCAATTTTGCTAACAAAGCTGATGTTGATTTGTTTTGGATTTTGCTCCTTGAGTTGCTACAGTTCTTATCTTAGTTGGGTTTTCCATGGTCTAAAGGGTCAGGCTCCATAAGGTTCTTTCtcagatcttttttttttttccggaccaaaaaaaaaaaaaagatctttgATAATACGCCCCGGCCACTTCAGACTAACAAACGGGCAGGTACGATCCGTTGAATCCATTCCTCTTTTCCTATGCGTGTAGGATTATATATCACGTTCAAAAgcaaaatacaagaaaaaaaaaaaacttgttagAAGATGGAGTACATAAGATGACCTTTGTGTAAGAAAAGTGGTTTGATTTCTCTAATTCACTCATTTGCAATTTGTTTTGACTGGCATATTATTGGTGTCGTCGTGATCGTTGTTGTTGTCGTCATCGTCATCccggtcgtcgtcgtcgtcgttgtcgTCAATATCATTAGAATTAAGTAGGTTTGATTGCTTGAACAATTTGCTGGAAACTTGGGTGCTTCATAGTAGTGGCTGCGTTTTCCATATCCATTTATTGTTCTTGGTGTCTATGGAATATGAACTATTTGCTAATATCAAAGTTTGACCGAACAAAGAGATTGGAGTCTAATATGGTGCAGGTAAACTCCTTCTGTTATGTGAGTGgagttttctctcttttgcttgaTCGTGAAGAATTTGAGAAATACCCAATTTACGTAACATTACAACACCTAAGATAAATAAGAGTCCCACTACTAAATACAAGTTCCAATGTTGTGATGGACTTTatcaatataaaatttttaggggtgagcatggttccggaGTAGAACCGAGAATCTGGAATCAGAACTTGTAGGATCCTGTCCGGTTCCACGTTCCAAGatatgcggggtaggtttcgggttctaaaaattgaggaacccgTTCCAACGGGTAAGTTCCAGGTTTCACTACCTAAAGCCCATAACCTGGAACCTGGACCttagattctgaaataaatttttatatttttttttatatatgtttttgTACGATCCTataatgttctatggcatccgataatgagtgtataatttggagccaaacaaatttttaggtttcgagttccaaaaaatgataaacgtgttctaaTAGATTGGTTTCAAGTTTTAAATATAACTTGTACGgaatctaaaatcactcacctctactttctcttacatgttatagcgttcactctcattttgcttaattaaaaatgaaaaaataaaataaaataaaagaaattgataggttctcggataCCCTGGAATCGATCCGAGAacctgtgatagggtaggtttcgggttctaaagtatgacgggtaggttttaggttcaaaaaaatgaagaacttgttccgacgggtaggttctaggttccacttggaacctgTAAGGAACTTGGAACCACTCACCCttaaatattttcctttccctcttttcGTTTGAGCAGGTATTGTCGCCGCTATTGCCTTATCACTTTCTTTGCAACTAGGCAAGCGAGATGGATTTTCTGAAATGAGTCATATGTGTGATAGAATATATTAGAAATTCGTTGACAAGTCTGTATGTGCATTATAAGAAGTGTTAATAACAAGAAAGAggttgaaaagaggaaaataataGTTAAAAcgacgaagagagagaaaccaagAAACTGGATGGAAGAACCAAATTCAGAAGTTTGTGACTGCATCAGAGTGGCAAACCTTATTAATCCATTGTTTGAAGAAttacaagtttaaaaaaaaaaaaaaattactgctaTGGTAAACATATTGACAAATGGAAGTgtagtttttgtcttttttggctGCGAAGAGTAGTTTACAATAATGCTAAATCACGtaaagatatttttataatGATAATATCGATTTTATCTCGTGGCAAACATATACGTCATTTGTATTGATATCCAGTTTCTACTAAATGATAGATGAGATATAAAAATATCCgattttaaatttctaattcaGCTAACAATGGATAAGATAGGACGAAATCTtatgatttcttatcatatcctatcttatCCTATCTAGTCTTATCATTATCAGAAATCCAAACTACCAAAAGCAAAAGTAACCTATGGGTTTTATTATGTAATGATTCCGAACTGAGTTGTGTTTCTTCGGTgcttttttcgacaaaaaaaaaagaaaaagaaactcccATTTTCGAAACCAATTCCAAGTCTTAACGCATAGATGGGGAACGTCTTGTCCAGCTGCACATGGGGAAATtggaagaaaaggcaaaggagaATCGAAGAAGGAAAGGGGCGTGCAGTTTACATCTTGACAAAAGGGAGCCATCTCCGAATTCACGCccaaaggaaaacaagaaaatctgGGCGTAAAAAAAGTAGAGGATTCTCTCGGTCAAGTGGGCGGAGAATCTTTCAGCATGTAATCATTGccaaagagatgtcgaagaagAAAAGGGTGGGGCTTTTCCTCACGGCCAGAAAGAGTGATACAGAGAAAGGGTTGTGGTTGGCAAAAGAGAGGAAAGTtaaatgaaaagagaagaaaaaaaggacagaGGAGTGGTCGGCAAAAGACAAGAAAGAAACGAAGAACAGAGGAGGCAGTTTCTCGTGTGGAGgaggtgaaaagaaaaatagaagagagagagagagatggtatcTACATTTCCATTACGCTTTAATTTCCAAGAATTTTTCATGTCGGCGTTTGACTTGACGACAAAACAGCATGGATAAGATATAAGTTGAAATTTGACTCAACGACGAAAATATGAAAGTTGCCATTAAGGAAATTAAAGTGCGATAAAAGAAGTAAAgatgaggataaatttgtttaatttggaTGACAAGCAGCAGGGATAAGGCTCCCCCACTTCTGGAACGGCTTTTACCCACTGAACCACAACTAAAAAACCTGAATCTACCGTTCCATCACCACCGAGATCAATGTCTTCTTACAGCTGTCCCCACTTAAGTGGACAAGGCTTTAGTTGGAAACTGCCGTACTTACTGCTAGAATTCGGATGTGATCATTAACATGTAATGATGTTTGATCAGGACCCTCGTCTGATTAGTgccatgttttctttctttctttgaggGGTTGCTTTGTGTGGGAAATGATTACTCGTTTCTTTAATCATGAAGGAATCCAACAAGTGTTTGCATCGGACTTGTTGCATGGAGGTCTTATCTAGATTATTGTCACTGTTATTCCCTTCATGCTCAATGTGATTTCACCGTCCGGATGGCTCGAGCATTTTCGAGTTCTGGagttggatttttcttcttcttgctgtGATTTCTTTGCTTTATAATGGGCTCAACGTGGGACCCATAACAGGTACGGACAAGAAGAAATTGTGTACGCATGCGCGTTGAGGGGAGCTCTTGTACATTGAGGTCAAACATTCAACGGTCCACGGAAAGTGCCTTACTACTTGAGGTGGTTGGTCCAAGGATAAAGCGCTCATCTATATTTCACGAGAGATGACAAGTGCGATTTGCATTGTGAGCTAACTTTTGAACGGCTCACATTGCATTGCTTCGTCTCCACATACCTCGTGTGAAGAGATTTTTCGGGTTGCTAGCATCTTAATAGAGACGTGGCAAGTGGCTAGCCAACCCCGAATTTTGAATTTCGGGTGGTGCTGATTAATCGTATCTTAAACTGAATATTTAATGACGGGCATGAGGTACCTTTGAAAGTTACATTTATCCAAAGATTATTACATAATTAAATCTCTTCCATTTATCTTAATATTGCTCTGGAATACGCTTGGAGAGCCAGAGATACCTTTGATTCGGTTGGTTTGTATCCAATAAAAGCAGGCAAAATCACATGTTTCCAGATTAGTCTACCGGTCCATTAAAATGACAAGTTCGATCCAAGAAAGAGTAAAAACAGAGATAGGGCTATGGTTTGACTCCTCACATTTCAATTTCTCCGtcaatttcatttcaaagccaagaACAACATCAAGTTCAGCACTGCCTTGAAGTTGTAAAAACTTTTGTTGGAGTTAGAACCAAAGTgagaaaaacaatttcatctCAAGAAAAGGGTGCGCACAAAGATGACCATCTTTTACAAAAGTGACGATGGACAAAGATCACTtggcatctttaaaattcgacAAATGGACAAGAATTTCCCGAGCAATTTCGTCACCGCATGATGGTGTTTATTCgactcttctttctttccacaTTCAACCATCAAATACAAGTAAGTTTCATCAAGACATGGATTTCAAACTCTTaaaagtcgaaaaaaaaaaaagaaaacagataaAAAGCCCAAAGTCGAAGCGAAGAACATCAAGTAACCACCATATCATTAGTGCCACTCACACCTCCAAATCATCACAACGGCATCGCTATTAGAGCTGGTAATTCGGGTTCaagtatcattaaaaaaataattcaatattgaagaaaatattaaagtattagtAAAAATTTGTTATGTTAGCGCCGGTCGGTTGAATGGAcagaattggtacaattacaaaaaatttagccttttttggtaatttttttcccttttaaagaaTGTCCACCCAAATGGCAGAAATCCGATGCGGCATGACACTTGTGATGAacgttttcaaaaatttatagtaCTCAAGTGATTGATTAAAATGTTATATGAGACACAAGTGAGTGCCGTACGAAAGTTacgacacttaagtgattggaaaaaagcaaaaaaagtttTGTCGCTTGAATCAGCACGGTACCAAAGTTATCACGCTTGGTGATGTCCTTCTCCCCTCTTCATGTGCTTGATGGTTTGCTTTTGTTTATGGGCGCTGCAGACGGTAGGTGGGAATGAATTtgctcctttttgttcttttcccattttggtCGGCCAATGTCTCATCTCTGTCAACGGATGAAAGAAGGAAGAATCAAAGAGCCGACTATATTCCATTTATCTTAATATTGCTCTGCAAAGATATCCATCGTGCATATCAACAACATAATGTTCGTGGCACTCTACATTTACTCCATTACTCAATTTGATTATCTAGGCTGTTTCACATCTTAATGtccaataaaaaaggaagagagagagagatatgcaTCTACATTTCCGTTACACTttgattttgaagaattttACTCTTCACGGTTAAATTTTTCCATcgtttcatttcaaagccaaaaacgaAATTAATGTTTAGCGCTGTCTTGAAGTTGAACAGCTTTTGTTCGAGTAAAGATGAACAGCGCTAGGGACTTTGTAAAAGTCACGATGGACaaagatcttttcttttttgttttttttttttggacagacGATGGACGAAGATCACTTGGCACATTTGATGGGCAAAGATCACTTGGCATCCAACTGTCATTACCACCTTTTGCTTTTTGGCGTATCTTCAACGAAGATGGTGGAGGACTTTCTTGACTTCTTTGGtcggaagaaaagaagaggaaaatacgACAAAGCAACCAAGATATTACAAGATGAAGGGCATcaagggaagaaaataaaagaagatgacAGAGGTGTTGACTAGAAGTCCAGCGCCTTTTCCCTACCCCCACGACGCCAGAGACCGAGTCCCTATCATATTGACAGCCCTCGCTCAGATCCAAACACAGCCAAAGCAAACTTCCCTGAGAGATAGAAAGGATTTGGTATCTGTGGCGTTTACAGATCCTGCAATGGAGAAAGGGACGAATTCACGGGCATCATCCGGACCTTCGTATGAGGTTTTTCTATGCTTTCGAGGAGTAGACACCCGTCATCAATTCACCGATTGTCTTTACCATGGCATGGTTGATGCTGGGATCGTCGTCTTCAGGGACAATGAATCCCTCCATGTCGGTAAGGAAATTGGCAGTGAACTTCTGCAAGCAATTCAGAACTCCAAGATCTACATTCCTATATTCTCCAAGAATTATGCTTCAAGCCATTGGTGCCTCCGAGAGCTCGCACATATGGTCGACTGCACCTCGAAATCGAATGGGAACAAAGAGATTCTGCCCATCTTCTTGGATGTGGAACCTGAAGATGTCAAGCTCAAAACAAACTTGTACAGACAAACCCTTTCAAAGCGCCAGAAGACGTCGTGCCCTGAAGTAGAGTCATGGGAAAAGGCTCTCACTGAGGTGGGCAGGATAAAGGGATGGAACTGGAAGAAAGACCGAGGGTAaatgtcttaaacttttcaactgTCATttgaagatttcttttcctggtGAAAGTATAGTTTATTCATCTAGTCCGTCTATAAAAATTTTaagtggtggtcggcggccactATCGCTACTGCCAAAGGCCACTATAGTGGCGACTGGCGAGAACGCAATTCTCACTTGCAGTGGCCAATAGCGGGCACTGTCGGTGGTATCGCTGCAATAGCTCCAGTCAATGGCACTATTGTGGTGGTCGCACGGCCACCCCGGTGACTGGAGAATTGGGGCAAGGCCCACTGAAgatgggagaggagagagattggcaaaaatcaaatattagtgtatggactttttttttttttttttttgcagaatcCTCTGTGTGAGGGCATTTTAGGCACCTTGGGAGTAGATTTACAATATAAAAGTTTTCCCTGACATGGTTGTTACCTTGTGGCAGCCAAGGAGATCTTATACATTCGGTAATTCGAACAGTTTCGGCTAAGCTGAAGATGACACATGAAAATGTGACTGAACATCTAGTTGGAATTGGTGATCGTGTAGACGCTATAATCAAAATGTTGGACGTGGGATCTGACAGTGTACGATTTCTGGGAATCCACGGAATGGGCGGTGTTGGCAAAACAACCCTTGCTAAGGTCGTCTTCAACGAACTATCTTCTAACTTTGACCGATGTTGTTTCCTTGCAGACGTTCGGGAATCATCAAAAGACAATAATGGTAAGGTAAAGTTGCAAAAACAACTGCTATCCAACCTCCTTGGTTCTCATTCTATTGCCCAAATTTGTCACGTGAATGATGGGATCAACATGATGAACAAGGGAGTacttaaaagtaaaaaagttcTCATTGTTCTAGATGACGTGGATGAGAAAGAGCAATTTAGAAGTTTAGCAGGAAAATGCAATTGGTTCGGCTCTGGTAGCGGGATCATCGTGACCACTAGGGACCAAAGTGTCCTAATGATAGAGGGAGAAGCAACAAGTGAAGGGCTGGCAAACATTTCGACTTACGATGTCCAGGAAATGGAATTTGGTCATGCTCTTAAGCTTTTCAGTAAGCATGCCTTTAGAAGAGACTCTCCACCGGATCATCGCATCTCCCTTTCAAAAGACATTGTCCTTACTTTGGGAAAGCTTCCTTTAGCTCTTGAGATTACAGGATCCTCCCTTAACAGTAAACCTGAAGCGTTATGGGTAGACACATTGAAGAAGCTAAAAGAAGCTCCTCCTATGGGAGTCcaaagaaaattgatgatatCTTATGAAAGGTTAGATTATGCACAAAGGCAAGTATTTTTGGATATAGCTTGTCTCTTCGTATATagggataaaacatatcctttCTACATGTGGGATGCCTGTGGATACTACCCACACGATGCCCTTGAAGCCCTTGTTCTCACATCCTTGATAAAAATCAAGTACGGCAGTACTTTatggatgcatgaccaagtgCGAGACCTCGGAAGGGATATCGTTCGTCAAGAGAATTTCAACGATCCCCGTGAGCGTAGCAGAGTGTGGAATCCCGAGGAAGCTCTGAGCATTTTGAAGTGgaaagaggtaaaaaaaaaaaagagaccaaCAATTGATTTTGCCGTGATTTGTTGAAGACTAATCTTgcgaaagaaaaagtaaattgcTATTAGCGCTTgaaattgtttgcttttgacCTTCACATGTGGACTTTTTGGTGTTTCCATTGTCAGGGGAGTAGGAAAATAGAAGCACTCTCACTGGGATGGCTTCATGATGATGAAGACCTGATTCGAAAGCATGATGAATTTGCTAATTTACGAAGCCTGAGGTTCCTAAAAGGGAAAGGGGTCATCCTTGTTGGAGACTTCAATAATCTTCTATCCAGTttaagatggctttcttggAGATATTGCTCTGACCAGTTTGAGGCAACAAATTTTCATCCGACTAATCTAGTCGTTCTTGACCTTTCATACAGCAATATTTCGGAGGAATGGAATGGGTGGAGCCAAATCAGAGTATGATACGAGTCCCACTCCTTGCATAATCATATCATTTCTTTTGTCATTTCTATTCCCTTGCAGGATGTTtcttaatatatatttattaaattGTTTTGCAGGAGATAAGTAAACTAAAAGTGCTAGATCTCAGCTACTGTAAATGCTTAAAGAGAACACCTGATTTATCTACGTGGGGATCGttggaaaaattgattcttGCAGGCTGTGAAAActtaattgaaattgacccatccaTTGGTAAATTAAGTCTCCTAACTACTTTGGATTTGTCTAGATGTGATTCTCTTCGAGAGGTGCCTGAAGAAATTGGATGTCTACAACCTTCGACAGAGATTGTCATGCCTTATCCGCAAGATTTACTTCCGAAGACGTTAGGTGATATGCAATCATTGTTGACCTTTGTTGCAAACTCGTATACCATCAATCTGCCATTATTGATTGCAGTGCTGGCGAATGTTAGGCAGTTGGATCTATCTGAGTGTACAGACATAAAGGTACTTCCGAACTCGATTGGGAAATTAAAATCATTAGTCAAGTTGGATTTATCGTCAACAAGCATTGGTC
The genomic region above belongs to Rhodamnia argentea isolate NSW1041297 chromosome 6, ASM2092103v1, whole genome shotgun sequence and contains:
- the LOC115748405 gene encoding disease resistance protein L6-like, with product MTEVLTRSPAPFPYPHDARDRVPIILTALAQIQTQPKQTSLRDRKDLVSVAFTDPAMEKGTNSRASSGPSYEVFLCFRGVDTRHQFTDCLYHGMVDAGIVVFRDNESLHVGKEIGSELLQAIQNSKIYIPIFSKNYASSHWCLRELAHMVDCTSKSNGNKEILPIFLDVEPEDVKLKTNLYRQTLSKRQKTSCPEVESWEKALTEVGRIKGWNWKKDRGQGDLIHSVIRTVSAKLKMTHENVTEHLVGIGDRVDAIIKMLDVGSDSVRFLGIHGMGGVGKTTLAKVVFNELSSNFDRCCFLADVRESSKDNNGKVKLQKQLLSNLLGSHSIAQICHVNDGINMMNKGVLKSKKVLIVLDDVDEKEQFRSLAGKCNWFGSGSGIIVTTRDQSVLMIEGEATSEGLANISTYDVQEMEFGHALKLFSKHAFRRDSPPDHRISLSKDIVLTLGKLPLALEITGSSLNSKPEALWVDTLKKLKEAPPMGVQRKLMISYERLDYAQRQVFLDIACLFVYRDKTYPFYMWDACGYYPHDALEALVLTSLIKIKYGSTLWMHDQVRDLGRDIVRQENFNDPRERSRVWNPEEALSILKWKEGSRKIEALSLGWLHDDEDLIRKHDEFANLRSLRFLKGKGVILVGDFNNLLSSLRWLSWRYCSDQFEATNFHPTNLVVLDLSYSNISEEWNGWSQIREISKLKVLDLSYCKCLKRTPDLSTWGSLEKLILAGCENLIEIDPSIGKLSLLTTLDLSRCDSLREVPEEIGCLQPSTEIVMPYPQDLLPKTLGDMQSLLTFVANSYTINLPLLIAVLANVRQLDLSECTDIKVLPNSIGKLKSLVKLDLSSTSIGHLPDSIGNLKQLKVLRMRNISGIRKLPSAVGLLEKLEELDASACCNLTGNISEEIGRLSCLRILNLSDTRISGLSTTMSRLSSLQTLDLAPCPELKQLPELPPSLTCLRWDPNKWGSIIGSTVYEQETPTPALPSNNGALSQQETPIPALPTSIFTLSQLETLSVSCENVEFLPQLPSSLRVLALRLLATTRSPDFSNLKNLSTLMFYGCSMPEFSGIFDAELKIFRMELCKFRKLDALFQVEMKELRSLMMSRCEFLPEVVDLSRMKNLEDVHLSNCKLLVEIRGLEELGSLCFLVVKRCRSMKGMSDLSKLKKLMELSVTDCPKLRSVEGLNRLESLRWLTIINAGEFQGDTSDLNLEHSLIR